A single genomic interval of Syntrophorhabdus sp. harbors:
- the mscL gene encoding large-conductance mechanosensitive channel protein MscL: MGKEFKEFIMRGNVVDMAVGIIIGAAFVTIVKSLVDDIIMPPIGLLLGNIDFTNFFAVLKEGKVAGPYGTLAQAKAAGAVTINFGVFINTIISFLVVAFCVFILVKNVNRIKKEPAPAEPDTKECPYCLSTIPVKATKCAHCTAEIT; encoded by the coding sequence ATGGGAAAAGAATTCAAGGAATTCATCATGCGGGGCAACGTCGTCGATATGGCCGTAGGCATCATTATCGGCGCCGCCTTCGTCACCATTGTAAAGTCCCTTGTCGATGACATCATCATGCCGCCCATCGGGCTCCTTCTCGGCAACATAGACTTCACCAATTTCTTCGCCGTCCTCAAGGAAGGCAAGGTCGCGGGCCCCTACGGGACTCTCGCTCAGGCAAAGGCAGCCGGCGCGGTGACGATCAACTTCGGTGTCTTCATCAACACGATCATCAGCTTCCTCGTCGTCGCTTTCTGCGTGTTCATCCTGGTAAAGAACGTCAACCGGATCAAAAAGGAGCCCGCTCCCGCCGAACCCGACACGAAGGAATGTCCCTATTGTCTGTCGACAATACCTGTAAAGGCAACGAAGTGCGCCCACTGCACTGCGGAAATAACGTAG